Proteins encoded within one genomic window of Methanosarcina barkeri str. Wiesmoor:
- the glmM gene encoding phosphoglucosamine mutase yields MVLFGTNGVRGIANEYITPELAVNLARCLGTYMGSKGTVAIGSDTRISGQMLKSAAIAGALSTGLSVIDIGIIPTPSILYYVRDFADAGIIVTASHNPRQYNGIKFIAGDGSEFSRDAEKDIEKIYHSGEYSIVSWEKTGSFRIDPGVNEYYVRNIIKSVNAEAIRSRKFKVVTDTGCGAGSLTLPFLLRELGCQVLTLEAQLDGTFPWRNPEPLPEALTELTNLVKMTGSDLGVAQDGDADRVVFVDENGQFVNDDVLLAMIAKYMAKHEKGPLVTPVSSSQRMVDVAEEEGVKLYWTAVGSINVVRKMMEVNAVFGGEGNGGLIFPKHQYCRDGAMGCAKVLEILASGKKLSDLEKSVPHYFNEKTKVPAKNAHAIMEIVKNEASGLGHKIDTSDGVKIWHKDGWVLMRPSGTEPIFRIFAEAKNQERAEELMQEGLDMIIRAEKSSRLSSKLSPS; encoded by the coding sequence ATGGTATTATTCGGAACAAACGGCGTACGAGGTATCGCCAATGAATATATAACTCCTGAACTGGCAGTCAATTTAGCCAGATGCCTTGGTACATATATGGGGTCTAAAGGCACTGTTGCCATAGGGTCTGACACTCGAATATCGGGCCAGATGCTGAAATCTGCCGCAATTGCCGGGGCTCTTTCTACAGGCCTGAGTGTAATCGATATAGGGATAATCCCTACTCCTTCTATCCTGTATTATGTACGCGACTTCGCAGATGCCGGAATCATTGTAACTGCGTCCCATAATCCCAGACAATATAATGGGATCAAATTTATTGCAGGAGACGGCTCGGAGTTTTCAAGAGACGCAGAAAAAGACATAGAGAAAATCTATCATTCCGGAGAATACTCCATTGTATCCTGGGAAAAAACCGGCAGCTTCAGAATCGATCCTGGAGTCAATGAATATTACGTGAGAAACATTATTAAATCTGTAAATGCCGAAGCCATCCGCAGCCGCAAATTCAAAGTAGTTACAGACACAGGCTGCGGAGCAGGTTCCCTTACTCTTCCTTTCCTGCTCAGGGAACTGGGCTGCCAAGTCTTGACCCTTGAAGCCCAGCTTGATGGAACATTCCCCTGGAGAAATCCCGAACCCTTACCTGAAGCCCTGACCGAACTTACTAATCTTGTAAAAATGACAGGCTCTGATCTGGGAGTAGCTCAAGATGGGGATGCGGATAGAGTAGTATTCGTGGACGAAAATGGACAGTTCGTAAACGATGATGTTCTGCTTGCCATGATAGCAAAATATATGGCAAAACATGAAAAAGGTCCTTTAGTGACTCCTGTTAGTTCTTCTCAGCGAATGGTCGATGTCGCAGAAGAGGAAGGTGTCAAATTATACTGGACTGCTGTAGGCTCCATAAACGTTGTCCGAAAGATGATGGAAGTAAATGCAGTCTTCGGAGGCGAGGGTAATGGAGGCCTTATCTTCCCCAAACATCAATACTGCAGAGACGGAGCGATGGGTTGTGCCAAGGTCCTTGAAATCCTGGCAAGTGGGAAAAAGCTTTCCGATCTTGAAAAAAGTGTACCTCACTACTTCAACGAAAAGACCAAAGTGCCTGCTAAAAATGCGCATGCTATTATGGAAATCGTGAAAAATGAAGCGTCAGGACTTGGGCACAAAATAGACACATCTGATGGAGTTAAAATCTGGCATAAAGACGGTTGGGTTCTGATGCGTCCCTCTGGTACAGAACCAATATTCCGAATCTTTGCCGAAGCAAAAAATCAGGAAAGGGCAGAGGAACTTATGCAGGAAGGCCTGGACATGATAATAAGAGCAGAGAAAAGCTCTCGACTCTCAAGTAAACTTTCTCCAAGCTAA
- a CDS encoding aldolase, whose protein sequence is MHMDLEKVPLDVPKTERATYLKNYMEITRESGKLMLFAGDQKVEHLNNDFYGEGIPKDDANPEHFFEIASKAKIGVFATQLGLIARYGMDYKNVPYLVKINSKTNLVKTSQVDPFSNLWYDVDQVVKFKENSGLKILGVGYTVYLGSEFEAEMLMQAAQVVYNAHQHGMVSVLWLYPRGIAVIDEKDPHLIAGATGVGACLGTDFAKVNYPEKEGANSAEAFKEAIKAAGRTKVVCAGGASDEVDDFLKKLHDQIHISGAMGSATGRNIHQKPLEEAIRMCNAIYAVTIEDATVEEALKIYKGE, encoded by the coding sequence ATGCATATGGATCTCGAAAAAGTACCGTTAGATGTCCCGAAAACAGAGAGAGCAACATACCTGAAAAACTATATGGAAATTACTCGAGAAAGTGGGAAATTAATGCTATTTGCAGGAGACCAGAAAGTAGAACATTTAAACAATGATTTTTATGGGGAAGGAATACCTAAAGACGATGCTAATCCAGAACACTTTTTCGAAATAGCATCAAAAGCAAAGATAGGCGTTTTTGCAACCCAGCTCGGGTTAATTGCACGTTACGGTATGGACTACAAAAACGTGCCCTATCTTGTGAAAATAAATTCGAAGACTAATCTCGTAAAAACTTCTCAGGTTGACCCTTTTAGCAATCTCTGGTACGATGTAGATCAAGTAGTCAAATTTAAAGAGAACAGTGGGCTCAAGATCCTTGGAGTAGGTTACACTGTCTATCTTGGCAGTGAATTCGAAGCCGAGATGCTTATGCAGGCTGCCCAGGTAGTTTATAATGCCCACCAGCATGGAATGGTCTCAGTACTCTGGCTCTATCCTCGTGGCATTGCTGTAATAGATGAAAAAGATCCTCACTTAATCGCTGGCGCAACGGGTGTTGGAGCCTGCCTTGGCACCGACTTTGCAAAGGTTAACTATCCAGAAAAGGAAGGAGCAAACTCTGCTGAGGCTTTTAAGGAAGCTATTAAAGCAGCCGGGCGTACTAAAGTCGTTTGCGCAGGCGGTGCCAGTGACGAAGTTGATGATTTCTTGAAAAAGCTTCATGATCAGATCCATATCTCTGGAGCAATGGGAAGTGCAACAGGAAGAAACATTCACCAGAAGCCCCTTGAGGAAGCTATCCGTATGTGTAATGCTATCTATGCCGTAACCATTGAGGACGCAACCGTTGAAGAAGCTCTGAAAATCTACAAAGGGGAATAA
- a CDS encoding DUF2124 family protein: MPIVNTSQGVGGILNSFRGLVEGAKKITFVGTPGFCTPFAELIGFVVRDRELAFISSDNFEKARSIYMDREGMQLGDLTDKHADVVVLLGGLSMPKIGISPEKAKEVASNVLEGSENGKIIGVCFQSAFMQQKWDEIINFEYIINADLAVEVLQV, from the coding sequence GTGCCAATAGTAAACACTTCACAGGGAGTAGGAGGCATCCTGAACAGTTTCAGGGGTCTTGTCGAAGGCGCAAAGAAGATTACTTTTGTGGGAACTCCAGGGTTCTGCACACCTTTTGCCGAACTTATCGGTTTTGTAGTCAGGGACCGGGAACTTGCTTTTATTTCTAGCGACAATTTTGAGAAAGCCAGGTCTATCTACATGGATCGTGAAGGTATGCAGCTCGGAGATCTTACAGATAAACATGCTGATGTTGTCGTCCTGCTTGGAGGGCTTTCTATGCCAAAAATAGGGATTAGCCCTGAAAAAGCAAAAGAAGTTGCCAGTAACGTCCTTGAAGGCTCAGAGAATGGAAAAATTATCGGAGTCTGCTTCCAGTCTGCATTCATGCAGCAGAAATGGGACGAAATAATAAATTTTGAGTATATTATCAATGCCGACCTGGCAGTTGAGGTATTGCAAGTCTGA
- a CDS encoding carboxypeptidase-like regulatory domain-containing protein, with protein sequence MRSIFKILLYLTFLLLTVGPAAAWDISFEGHPNALDASVLSSPTPLTVPPRVIALPDTSHVYAIYPNEQSETIITTISASYEGYLGFSYLLPSSESYMGILRLKMYDAGDNEVLSTSWLNTNSTAFKRFEFIETPSGLGVDLYQNGMLQGSSSYITPPEGGISKIEIYTQTTSRGARYLDDITTSSSAAIIGCDATVSILETSQSFTVGVPSATGGNYWFARLYNSSGSNVWQESLTSAVHTVYEIPMENLSTGEYYIRLFYHHDGRNSFFGSKQFTKEGDLSDGSIELDKSVYSPGDTIKVWTYVPDFTPPSYTESGYKIAWHVYTDAYAGEDGEETIDVLSYDLTSEEQWGTLVLPNDAPAGVGKEVLLVNPDGQDVAIATYDILTDYNPTIKWSQDIFELNDTAKLLISQAPAGSTITFRVYSQNTLMQETTLDISSSTGAKAINLADYTTGDKLLAILKNADGYILDQDYATVRIGDYVVSGRVYDAHTGAAIPGATVHIYTEDATTDEIGSYSLVARAGKWAVEISADGYNTYSGHVTIQDLISTRNFYIVPILDSETSGLYGIVTSWATSKPLEGALVTVTKDSVTYSTTTNSRGYYKIEKAGLNGTCTVQTSKTNYDTYSGYVSVSGMTLLQVKLVANTNYDEGTGGGEEDTSSPSSSSSSSSSTDRPDRESAKESLTWLEGIAPSLIKLVVVVFILALLGWRF encoded by the coding sequence GTGAGATCCATCTTCAAAATACTACTCTATCTAACATTCCTACTTCTTACGGTAGGACCGGCTGCAGCATGGGACATAAGTTTTGAAGGCCACCCAAATGCCCTCGACGCTTCTGTTCTATCCTCCCCGACTCCGCTCACAGTTCCGCCAAGGGTGATCGCCCTTCCGGATACAAGCCATGTATATGCAATATATCCAAACGAGCAGTCGGAAACAATCATTACCACCATCTCAGCGTCATACGAAGGATATCTTGGTTTTTCCTATCTCCTCCCTTCAAGCGAATCTTATATGGGGATTCTGCGACTCAAAATGTATGATGCCGGAGACAACGAAGTATTGTCCACTTCCTGGCTGAACACGAACTCGACAGCCTTCAAGCGCTTCGAATTCATCGAAACTCCCTCTGGATTGGGGGTAGATCTCTACCAAAATGGTATGTTGCAAGGCTCGTCATCTTACATCACGCCTCCTGAAGGAGGAATTTCAAAAATAGAAATATACACCCAGACAACTTCACGCGGAGCGAGATATCTCGATGATATTACTACCAGTTCCAGCGCCGCGATAATAGGGTGCGATGCTACAGTATCTATCCTTGAAACATCTCAATCTTTCACGGTGGGGGTGCCTTCTGCTACGGGCGGGAACTATTGGTTCGCACGGCTGTACAACTCAAGCGGGTCCAATGTCTGGCAAGAATCTCTTACCTCCGCAGTACATACAGTATATGAGATTCCAATGGAGAACCTTTCTACAGGGGAATATTATATCCGCCTTTTCTACCATCACGATGGTAGAAACTCCTTCTTTGGAAGCAAACAATTCACAAAAGAAGGAGACCTATCTGATGGATCAATCGAACTGGATAAGTCCGTGTACTCCCCAGGGGACACGATCAAAGTATGGACATACGTACCGGACTTCACTCCGCCTTCATATACTGAATCCGGCTATAAAATTGCATGGCATGTCTATACGGATGCCTATGCAGGGGAGGACGGCGAAGAAACTATAGACGTGCTCTCATATGATCTCACGTCAGAAGAACAATGGGGCACGCTCGTATTGCCGAACGACGCACCTGCAGGAGTTGGAAAAGAAGTTCTCCTCGTCAATCCTGACGGTCAAGATGTAGCTATAGCCACATATGACATCCTCACAGACTACAACCCTACCATCAAATGGTCTCAGGATATATTCGAACTGAACGACACCGCGAAGCTTCTAATCTCGCAGGCTCCGGCAGGCTCAACTATCACCTTCAGAGTCTACAGTCAAAACACATTAATGCAAGAAACAACTCTCGACATATCAAGCTCCACAGGGGCCAAAGCAATCAACCTCGCAGACTACACGACAGGTGACAAACTCCTCGCAATCTTGAAAAATGCAGACGGCTATATATTAGACCAGGATTATGCCACAGTCAGGATAGGTGACTATGTCGTATCAGGCAGGGTATACGATGCTCATACAGGGGCAGCCATTCCAGGTGCAACGGTACATATATACACAGAGGACGCAACGACTGACGAAATCGGCTCGTATTCTCTCGTAGCTCGAGCAGGCAAATGGGCGGTAGAAATTAGCGCAGACGGATATAATACATATTCTGGGCATGTGACTATCCAGGACCTAATTTCTACAAGAAACTTCTATATAGTTCCGATCCTGGACTCGGAAACCTCAGGCCTTTACGGCATTGTAACAAGTTGGGCTACATCAAAACCCCTAGAGGGCGCATTAGTCACAGTTACAAAAGACTCTGTAACATACTCAACAACAACAAACAGCAGAGGATACTATAAAATAGAGAAGGCAGGATTAAACGGAACTTGCACAGTACAAACCTCAAAAACAAATTATGACACATACAGTGGTTATGTCTCAGTCTCCGGAATGACTCTTCTCCAGGTCAAGCTTGTAGCAAACACAAACTATGATGAAGGAACCGGAGGGGGAGAAGAAGACACAAGCAGCCCAAGCAGCTCAAGCAGTTCTTCTTCAAGCACTGACAGGCCAGACAGAGAATCTGCCAAAGAATCCCTAACCTGGCTTGAAGGCATAGCGCCAAGCCTCATAAAACTTGTAGTCGTCGTCTTCATCCTCGCATTACTCGGCTGGAGGTTCTAA
- the ppsA gene encoding phosphoenolpyruvate synthase, which translates to MSENKSKYIRWFDETSIEDVPLVGGKNASLGEMYRELTPKGVKIPNGFSVTAEAYWHVLKAGGILEKLKQTMEGLDTSDVSELAKRGKAARDLILEAGIPDDLWQEIKSGYDRLCEQYGENTDVAVRSSATAEDLPTASFAGQQESFLNIRGYPALRDACVRCIASLFTDRAISYRVINNFDHFKVALSIGIMKMVRSDLASSGVIFTLDTETGFRDVVFITGSYGLGENIVQGQVNPDEFYVFKPTFREGYKPIIEKNLGDKEIKMIYGQGGSKTLTRNVNVPEADRRRFCLSDEEVLKLAWYAITIEDYYSNKYKKSMPMDIEWAKDGATGELFVVQARPETVQSQKSRDILETYVLEKKSNVLTKGKSIGDKIAAGKAHVIPNVSDLPSFKQGEILIADSTTPDWEPVMKIAAAIVTNQGGRTSHAAIVSRELGIPAVVGTVNATEVLKTGKEITVSCAEGEDGLVYEGILPFHKDTLSLKDTRRPKTAIMMNLGNPDEAFSLSMIPNDGIGLARQEFIISNYIKIHPMALVHPEKVKDSKVLQEIEKLTQNSDNKEEYFVDKLAQGVGTIAASFYPKDVVVRTSDFKSNEYASLLGGSYFEMEENNPMLGFRGASRYFNERYREGFALECRALKKVREEMGLKNLIIMIPFCRTVEEAQKVIAEMEKNGLRRGENELQIYVMCEIPNNVLQIDKFSEYFDGFSIGSNDLTQLTLGVDRDSEILTAEFDERDPGVTKIMAMAVKGAKQNGRHSGICGQAPSDYPEIAEFLVKQGIDSISLNPDSVMKVTLKVLETEKGLGGKKEAEKITGVH; encoded by the coding sequence ATGTCTGAGAACAAAAGTAAGTACATACGCTGGTTTGATGAGACTTCGATTGAAGATGTTCCGCTTGTAGGCGGAAAAAATGCCTCTCTTGGAGAGATGTACAGGGAACTCACTCCAAAGGGAGTAAAGATCCCGAATGGTTTTTCAGTTACTGCTGAAGCTTACTGGCATGTTCTCAAAGCCGGAGGGATTCTGGAGAAACTCAAACAAACAATGGAAGGGCTAGATACCTCGGATGTGTCAGAACTTGCAAAAAGGGGAAAAGCTGCAAGGGACCTGATCCTTGAGGCTGGAATTCCGGATGACCTCTGGCAGGAAATTAAATCCGGGTATGACCGCTTATGTGAGCAGTATGGAGAAAATACCGATGTAGCCGTGCGGAGTTCAGCAACGGCTGAAGACCTTCCAACTGCTTCTTTTGCGGGCCAGCAGGAATCTTTCCTGAACATCAGGGGTTATCCCGCGCTTCGAGATGCCTGCGTACGCTGTATTGCCTCGCTTTTTACTGACAGGGCTATTTCCTATCGGGTAATAAATAATTTTGATCACTTTAAAGTGGCACTGTCAATAGGAATAATGAAAATGGTCAGGTCTGATCTGGCTTCCAGTGGAGTTATATTTACTCTTGATACGGAAACCGGATTCAGGGACGTAGTTTTCATTACCGGTTCTTACGGGCTTGGGGAAAATATTGTGCAGGGACAGGTCAATCCGGATGAGTTCTACGTTTTCAAGCCAACTTTCAGGGAAGGATATAAGCCGATTATCGAGAAGAATTTAGGGGATAAAGAAATTAAGATGATCTATGGGCAAGGCGGCTCCAAAACACTTACCAGGAATGTAAACGTTCCTGAGGCTGATCGACGTCGTTTCTGTCTCAGTGACGAAGAAGTGCTTAAACTTGCATGGTACGCTATTACCATTGAAGATTATTACTCAAATAAATATAAGAAATCCATGCCCATGGATATCGAATGGGCAAAGGATGGAGCTACAGGGGAACTTTTTGTAGTGCAGGCAAGACCTGAGACTGTACAATCTCAGAAAAGCAGAGACATTCTAGAAACTTATGTGCTCGAAAAGAAATCTAATGTCCTTACAAAAGGCAAGAGCATAGGAGACAAAATTGCTGCTGGAAAAGCGCATGTAATCCCTAATGTTTCAGATCTGCCTTCTTTTAAACAGGGAGAGATCCTGATTGCTGATTCTACAACTCCGGATTGGGAGCCTGTGATGAAAATAGCGGCTGCAATTGTTACGAACCAGGGAGGTAGAACTTCCCATGCTGCAATTGTTAGCCGGGAACTTGGAATTCCGGCAGTTGTAGGGACAGTAAACGCAACAGAAGTTCTCAAGACAGGTAAGGAAATTACCGTAAGTTGTGCGGAAGGTGAAGATGGACTTGTGTATGAGGGAATTCTTCCTTTCCACAAAGATACATTGAGCCTTAAAGACACAAGACGCCCTAAAACCGCAATTATGATGAACCTTGGAAATCCTGATGAAGCTTTTAGCCTTTCCATGATCCCAAACGATGGAATTGGGCTTGCAAGGCAGGAATTTATTATCTCAAACTATATCAAGATCCATCCAATGGCTCTAGTGCATCCTGAAAAGGTCAAAGACTCTAAAGTCCTTCAGGAAATCGAGAAACTTACCCAAAACTCCGATAACAAAGAAGAATATTTCGTAGATAAGCTTGCTCAGGGCGTCGGAACCATTGCTGCATCTTTTTATCCTAAGGATGTTGTAGTCCGTACAAGTGACTTCAAAAGCAATGAGTATGCAAGCCTGCTTGGAGGCAGCTACTTTGAGATGGAGGAAAATAATCCAATGCTGGGTTTCAGGGGAGCTTCCAGGTACTTTAATGAGCGTTACAGGGAAGGTTTTGCTCTTGAATGCAGGGCTCTGAAAAAAGTCAGGGAAGAGATGGGGCTTAAAAATCTTATTATTATGATTCCCTTCTGCAGGACAGTTGAAGAAGCTCAAAAAGTAATTGCCGAAATGGAGAAAAACGGGCTAAGGCGAGGAGAAAATGAGTTGCAGATCTATGTTATGTGTGAGATTCCAAATAATGTCCTTCAAATCGACAAATTCAGTGAATATTTCGATGGCTTCTCCATAGGCTCAAATGACCTGACCCAGCTAACCCTCGGAGTTGACAGAGACTCGGAAATTCTTACTGCAGAATTCGATGAGCGGGACCCAGGTGTTACGAAAATAATGGCAATGGCCGTGAAGGGAGCAAAGCAGAATGGAAGGCATAGCGGGATCTGCGGACAGGCACCCAGTGACTATCCCGAAATCGCAGAGTTCCTGGTAAAACAGGGGATAGATTCTATTTCACTTAATCCGGATTCGGTTATGAAAGTCACCCTTAAAGTTCTGGAAACGGAAAAGGGGCTGGGAGGTAAAAAAGAAGCGGAAAAAATAACCGGTGTTCATTAA
- a CDS encoding acyltransferase, which translates to MRFRYRIETMKNKIIAFDFLRALAIAMIIPAHLSNFLSFAYIKLALYAVDPFVANMGLGLFIFMSGYLLYYNNHSINSFQSVLSFYRKRLLRIFPLYWAAIAAFTLVFFIFAPKLNSGFEFPNAEHVFSFYNLIMHVLGLQIFLAPAYVSPMLTLYFVGLIIVFYTIYPLIIMLSKSSKQILLYSSLIFIGCLLVSRTFNIIEYRFYTFFPIFIFGILTCKESLFEKSMIINRKNPFVQILLAALPAMLVLVIVLGSRTTLLLDQNTSFTIESASSGTIGSSTVVSMLESMANSLGLSYTTLKFIIDSVLLNLFVIIFCVLEYRFAMKFINNKFSSSLSSVFTYVATASYCIYLFHRPFLALWNSGTHFISSPILHDVILIFIALPILVVISYHLQILELNLKKHIFHKKAPYKEFSFVGFLNSFSK; encoded by the coding sequence ATGAGATTTCGTTATAGGATTGAGACTATGAAAAACAAAATAATTGCATTTGATTTTTTGAGGGCTTTAGCAATAGCAATGATTATTCCGGCTCACTTAAGTAATTTTTTATCTTTCGCTTATATCAAGTTAGCTCTTTATGCTGTTGATCCTTTTGTTGCAAATATGGGACTGGGACTTTTTATATTTATGAGTGGATATTTGTTATATTATAATAACCATTCAATAAACTCATTCCAGAGCGTATTGTCTTTTTATAGAAAGCGACTCCTGAGGATCTTTCCTCTTTACTGGGCAGCTATCGCCGCTTTTACACTTGTATTCTTTATATTTGCTCCAAAGCTAAACTCAGGTTTTGAATTTCCCAATGCTGAACATGTGTTTAGTTTTTACAATCTAATAATGCATGTACTGGGATTACAAATCTTCCTTGCTCCTGCATATGTATCCCCAATGCTAACATTATATTTTGTAGGTTTAATAATTGTCTTCTATACAATTTACCCGCTTATCATTATGCTTTCAAAAAGTTCAAAACAGATCTTACTTTATTCTTCTCTCATATTTATCGGGTGCTTGTTAGTCTCAAGAACTTTTAACATTATTGAGTACCGCTTTTATACGTTTTTCCCAATATTCATTTTTGGGATTCTTACCTGTAAAGAAAGCCTATTTGAAAAGTCAATGATAATTAACAGGAAAAATCCTTTTGTCCAGATACTGCTGGCTGCCCTTCCTGCTATGCTTGTACTGGTTATCGTTTTGGGCTCAAGAACAACCCTTCTCCTGGATCAAAATACTTCATTCACTATTGAATCTGCAAGTAGCGGCACTATAGGGTCTTCTACGGTGGTATCGATGCTAGAAAGTATGGCAAATTCATTGGGCCTGAGTTACACTACTTTAAAATTCATTATTGATTCTGTGCTTCTTAACTTATTCGTAATAATATTCTGTGTTCTGGAATACAGATTTGCAATGAAATTTATCAATAATAAATTTTCAAGCTCCCTGAGCTCTGTGTTTACATATGTCGCTACAGCTTCATATTGTATCTATTTGTTCCATAGGCCATTTCTGGCGCTCTGGAACTCAGGGACACACTTTATAAGTAGTCCAATCCTGCATGATGTTATCCTTATCTTCATAGCACTACCTATCTTGGTCGTCATCTCGTATCACCTACAGATTCTTGAATTAAATTTGAAAAAGCATATTTTTCATAAGAAAGCGCCTTACAAAGAATTCTCCTTTGTAGGCTTTTTAAATAGCTTCAGCAAGTGA
- a CDS encoding U32 family peptidase, producing the protein MRKSSKPELLVGIRNLSGLKACSGYADAVYFSTDRLSLRAKAKEITLETLDDFVSEVKTRGLKAYLAVNSTVNEDRLGDASDVIAAASNAGVDAVIAWDPAVILRARKAGLRIHISTQANITNHETANFYRNLGAERIVLSRELSLEEIRKINQQTEVEIETFVHGAMCMAVSGRCHLSAYVLGKSGNCGECTQPCRWEWELHGENGLVAASLGKYLLSAKDLCMIGHIPELLEAGIAAFKVEGRLRDPGYLEMVSRCYREAIDACIEGNYTPEKIEAWRRELASVYNRGFSTGFYFGVPGLEGFSPEKGMNASEKQRRAVGIIENYYTKQQAAAVRLLEEGISVGDEIVIEGNTTYLRQQVRSLRNKGETVERAEKGDMVGLAVEGTVRKNDRVFRIQLK; encoded by the coding sequence ATGCGTAAAAGTTCAAAACCTGAACTCCTTGTAGGGATCAGGAATCTTTCAGGGCTTAAGGCCTGCTCAGGATATGCAGACGCTGTTTACTTTTCAACCGACAGGCTCAGCCTGAGGGCAAAAGCAAAAGAAATTACTCTGGAGACTCTTGACGATTTTGTCTCTGAGGTAAAAACCAGAGGGCTCAAGGCCTATCTGGCTGTAAACTCGACAGTAAATGAGGACAGGCTCGGAGATGCATCGGACGTGATAGCTGCAGCTTCGAATGCAGGAGTAGACGCAGTAATTGCCTGGGACCCGGCTGTAATTCTCAGGGCACGGAAAGCAGGGCTTAGAATTCACATCTCCACGCAGGCAAATATTACCAACCATGAAACTGCAAATTTCTACAGAAACCTTGGGGCCGAAAGAATTGTGCTTTCAAGAGAACTTTCCCTTGAAGAGATACGGAAGATAAACCAGCAGACTGAGGTAGAAATCGAGACTTTCGTCCACGGTGCAATGTGCATGGCAGTCTCAGGCCGATGCCATCTGTCAGCTTACGTTCTTGGTAAATCCGGAAATTGCGGAGAATGCACTCAGCCCTGCCGCTGGGAATGGGAACTTCATGGAGAAAACGGGCTTGTTGCTGCAAGCCTTGGAAAGTACCTTCTAAGTGCAAAAGACCTCTGTATGATAGGGCATATTCCCGAACTTCTTGAAGCGGGAATAGCTGCCTTTAAAGTGGAAGGGCGGTTGCGGGATCCTGGATACCTTGAAATGGTTTCCCGTTGCTACAGGGAAGCTATCGACGCCTGCATAGAAGGAAACTATACTCCTGAGAAAATAGAAGCCTGGAGGCGTGAACTAGCTTCGGTTTATAATAGGGGTTTTTCAACTGGCTTTTACTTTGGGGTTCCAGGCCTTGAAGGCTTTTCTCCTGAAAAAGGTATGAATGCCTCGGAAAAGCAACGCAGGGCTGTTGGAATTATTGAAAATTATTATACGAAACAGCAAGCTGCAGCCGTCAGACTTCTCGAAGAAGGAATTTCAGTTGGAGACGAGATCGTAATTGAGGGAAATACGACTTATTTGAGGCAGCAAGTCCGTTCCCTGAGGAATAAAGGAGAAACTGTTGAAAGGGCTGAAAAAGGAGACATGGTTGGCCTTGCCGTTGAAGGGACCGTTCGAAAAAATGACAGAGTTTTCAGAATACAATTGAAATAA
- the mch gene encoding methenyltetrahydromethanopterin cyclohydrolase, protein MISVNEMGSNVIEEMLDWSEDLKTEVLKLNNGATVIDCGVKAEGGYEAGMYLARLCLADLADLKYTTFDLNGLKWPAIQVATDNPVIACMASQYAGWRISVGNYFGMGSGPARALGLKPKELYEEIGYEDDFEAAVLVMESDKLPDEKVVEFIAKHCSVDPENVMIAVAPTASIAGSVQISARVVETGIHKFESVGFDINCIKSGYGVAPIAPVVGKDVQCMGSTNDCVIYCGETNYTVRFDGELAELEEFVKKVPSTTSQDFGKPFYQTFKEANFDFFKVDAGMFAPARLTVNDLNSTKTISSGGLYPEILLQSFGIRNV, encoded by the coding sequence TTGATAAGCGTCAACGAAATGGGATCAAACGTCATTGAAGAGATGCTCGACTGGAGCGAAGACCTGAAAACTGAAGTACTCAAGCTCAATAACGGGGCTACGGTTATTGACTGCGGAGTTAAAGCCGAGGGTGGATATGAAGCTGGAATGTACCTCGCAAGGCTCTGCCTGGCCGACCTTGCCGATCTCAAATACACTACTTTTGATCTGAATGGTCTCAAATGGCCTGCTATCCAGGTAGCTACTGACAATCCAGTAATTGCATGTATGGCTTCGCAGTATGCCGGCTGGAGAATTTCTGTAGGCAATTATTTCGGAATGGGTTCGGGTCCTGCACGTGCCCTTGGCTTAAAACCTAAAGAGCTCTATGAGGAAATTGGGTATGAAGATGACTTCGAAGCTGCAGTCCTGGTCATGGAGTCCGATAAACTCCCTGATGAGAAAGTTGTGGAATTTATTGCAAAACACTGCAGTGTAGACCCTGAAAACGTAATGATTGCTGTTGCTCCTACTGCCTCTATTGCTGGTTCTGTCCAGATCTCTGCCCGCGTTGTAGAAACCGGGATCCACAAATTTGAGTCTGTTGGTTTTGACATCAACTGCATTAAAAGTGGATATGGAGTTGCCCCAATTGCTCCGGTTGTCGGAAAAGATGTACAGTGCATGGGCTCGACCAATGATTGTGTGATCTACTGCGGCGAAACCAACTATACCGTCCGCTTCGACGGGGAACTTGCCGAACTTGAAGAATTCGTAAAGAAGGTGCCTTCCACAACCTCCCAAGACTTTGGAAAGCCTTTCTACCAGACCTTCAAAGAAGCAAACTTTGACTTCTTTAAAGTTGACGCAGGTATGTTCGCTCCTGCCAGACTTACAGTAAACGACCTTAATAGTACAAAAACAATTTCCAGCGGCGGGCTTTATCCGGAAATCCTGCTTCAGTCTTTCGGGATCAGGAATGTTTAA